CGGGTGGATCGCGCCGACCGGGGCGGTCGCGCAACCCGGCTACCGCGCCGAGGTGCGTGCTGCCGTCACCGCCGATGCCCTGCGCCGGATCCTGGTGTCGCAGGGCACCCTCGTCCGTACCAGCTGCGAAGGGGCGGCCGACCCGGTCTGGGCCGAGCTGGGCGTGCGCGTCGAGGCGCAGGGGGGACGCCGCCACCTGCCCACGGATGTGACCCCCGTGCCCGCCGGGGAGAGCGCCCGTGAACTCCTCCGGCGGCTCGGGCCGGATGCCGCGCGCTGGGCGCTGCTGCGACCTGCCGGGCACGATCACCCCTTTGTCGGGGACGAGCTGATGACGCGGCAGGAGAGCAACCCACTGTTCAAGATCCAGTACGCTTGTTCCCGCACCCGCGCCCTCACCCGTAACGCCGCACAACTCGACTTCGGCAGTGCCCCCGAAACGCATGTCGACGCCGCCGCCCTCACCACCGCCATCGGCGACTACCCCGCCGCACTCGCCGGCGCCGCCCGTCACCGCGCCCCCGACCGGCTCGCCCGGTATCTGGAAGACACGGCCGACGCCCTCCTCGCCTTCCAGCACACGGTGCTGCCCATGGGCGACGAAAAACCCCTGGCCGCCCACCGCTCCCGGCTCGCGCTCGCCGAAGCCGCCGGGACGGTGCTCGCCGGTGGCCTGTCCCTGCTCGGCATCAGCGCACCCGAACACCTGTGAAAGAGACACCATGAGCCGTTCCGCACACCCCGCCGGGCCCCGCCACGCGGATGTCGTCCCCGAGGGCCACTACACCGCCCCGCCGACCGACCTCAACGTCCTCGACGAGAAGGTCTGGGCCAGGACGGTCACCCGGAACGAGGACGGCGCCGTCGCCGTCGGCGGGATCGAAGTGACGCGGCTGGCTGAGGAGTTCGGTACTCCCGCCTACTTCCTCGACGAGTCCGACTTCCGGGCCCGCTGCCGTGCCTGGGCCGACGCCTTCGGCAAGGACGCCGATGTGTTCTACGCGGGCAAGGCGTTCCTGTCACGGGCCATCGTCAGGTGGCTCACGGAGGAAGGCCTCAATCTCGACGTCTGCTCCGGCGGCGAGCTCACCACCGCCCTCGACGCCGGCATGCCCGCCGACCGCATCGCCTTCCACGGCAACAACAAGTCCGAGGAAGAGATCGAAAGGGCCGTACGCGTCGGCGTCGGGCGCATCGTCCTCGACTCCTTCCAGGAGATCGTCCGTGTCGCGCACATCGCGCAGCGCCAGGGCAAGCGCCAGCGCGTCCAGATCCGCGTCACCGTCGGCGTCGAGGCGCACACGCACGAGTTCATCGCCACCGCCCACGAGGACCAGAAGTTCGGGATCGCACTCGCCGACGGGCAGGCCGCCGAAGCCGTACGGCGCGCCCTCAGGCTCGACGGCCTCGAGCTCATCGGCATTCATTCGCACATCGGCTCGCAGATCTTCGACATGGCCGGTTTCGAGGTGTCCGCGCGCCGCGTCGTGCGGCTGCTCGCCGAAGTACGGGACGAGCACGGCATCGAGCTGCCCGAGATCGACCTCGGCGGCGGTCTCGGCATCGCGTACACGTCCGACGACGACCCGCGCGAGCCGCACGACATCGCCAAGGCCCTCAGCGAGATCGTCACCCGCGAGTGTGAGGCGGCGAAGCTGCGCACGCCCCGGATCTCCGTCGAGCCGGGCCGCGCCATCGTCGGGCCCAGCGCGTTCACCCTGTACGAGGTCGGCACCGTCAAGCCGCTCCAGGGGCTGCGTACGTACGTCTCCGTCGACGGCGGCATGTCGGACAACATCCGTACGGCCCTCTACGACGCCGAGTACAGCGTCGCGCTCGTGTCGAGGACGTCCGAGGCGGAGCCGATGCTCGCCCGCGTCGTCGGCAAGCACTGCGAGAGCGGCGACATCGTCGTCAAGGACGCCTTCCTCCCGGCCGATCTCGCGCCCGGTGATCTGATCGCCGTGCCCGCCACCGGCGCGTACTGCCGGTCCATGGCCAGCAACTACAACCACGCACTCCGCCCGCCCGTCGTCGCTGTCAAGGACGGCGAGGCGCGGGTGATCGTCCGGCGTGAGACGGAGGAAGATCTCCTGCGTCTGGATGTCGGTTAGTTGAGATAGATGTCTCGCATGCCGGACGGGGGATAGAAACTCCCGTCCGGTGAGTGAGACTGGTCCACACCGTTGATGCACACGAAACGAGGTCGGATGATGCGTACGCGTCCGCTGAAGGTGGCGCTGCTGGGCTGCGGAGTGGTCGGCTCAGAGGTGGCGCGCATCATGACGACGCACGCCGAAGACCTCGCGGCCCGTATCGGCGCTCCGGTGGAACTGGCGGGTGTGGCGGTCCGCCGGCCCTCCAAAGTGCGCGAGGGCATCGACCCCGCGCTGATCACCACCGATGCGACAGCCCTGGTCAAACGCGGAGACATCGACGTCGTCATCGAGGTCATCGGCGGCATCGAGCCCGCCCGCTCCCTCATCACCGCCGCGTTCGAGCACGGCGCGTCCGTCGTCTCCGCCAACAAGGCGCTGCTGGCCGAGGACGGCGCGACCCTCTACGCCGCCGCCGAGGAGCACGGCAGGGATCTCTACTTCGAGGCCGCCGTCGCGGGTGCGATTCCGCTGATCAGGCCGCTGCGCGAGTCCCTCGCGGGCGACAAGGTCAACCGCGTGCTCGGCATCGTCAACGGCACGACCAACTTCATCCTCGACAAGATGGACAGCTCGGGCGCCGGCTACTCCGAGGCGCTCGACGAGGCCACCGCCCTCGGGTACGCCGAGGCCGATCCGACCGCCGACGTCGAGGCCTTCGACGCCGCCGCCAAGGCCGCCATCCTCGCCGGGATCGCCTTCCACACCCGCGTACGCCTCGACGACGTCTACCGCGAGGGCCTGACCGAGGTCACCGCCGCCGACATCGCCTCCGCCAAGCGGATGGGCTGCACGGTCAAGCTCCTCGCCATCTGTGAGCGCGCGGCCGACGGCCGGTCCGTCACCGCCCGCGTCCACCCGGCGATGATTCCGCTCAGCCACCCGCTCGCCTCCGTCCGAGAGGCGTACAACGCCGTCTTCGTCGAGGCCGAGGCGGCCGGGCAGCTGATGTTCTACGGTCCGGGCGCCGGCGGCGCGCCGACCGCCTCCGCGGTGCTGGGCGACCTCGTTGCCGTCTGCCGCAACAAGCTCGCCGACTCCACCGGTCCTGGCGAGTCCGCGTACACCCAGCTGCCCGTGAGCCCCATGGGCGAGGTGGTGACGCGGTACCACATCAGCCTCGACGTGGCCGACAAGCCTGGCGTACTCGCCCAGGTGGCGACGGTCTTCGCCGAGCACGGCGTATCCATCGATACGGTCCGTCAGCAGGGCAAGGACGGCGAGGCCGACCTCGTCGTCGTCACCCACCGCGCGCCCGACGCCGCCCTCTCGGGGACCGTCGAGGCGCTGCGCAAGCTCGACACCGTGCGCGGTGTCGCCAGCATCATGCGTGTTGAAGGGGAGTAAGGGACCCATGACGACCAACGGCACCCACCAGTGGCGCGGCATCATCGAGGAGTACCGGGAGCGTCTCCCGGTGACGGACACGACGCCTGTCGTCACGCTCGGCGAGGGTGGCACGCCGCTCGTCCCGGCGCAGGTCCTCTCCGAGCGCACGGGCTGCGAGGTGTACCTCAAGGTCGAGGGCGCCAACCCCACCGGGTCCTTCAAGGACCGCGGTATGACCATGGCGATCACCAAGGCCAAGGAGGAGGGCGCGCAGGCGGTCATCTGCGCCTCCACCGGCAACACCTCCGCCTCGGCCGCCGCCTATGCCGTACGGGCCGGAATGGTCTGCGCCGTCCTGGTGCCCCAGGGCAAGATCGCCCTCGGCAAGATGGGGCAGGCGCTGGTCTACGGCTCGCGGATCCTGCAGGTCGACGGGAACTTCGACGACTGCCTGAACCTGGCGCGCGGCCTGTCCGAGAACTACCCGGTGGCGCTGGTCAATTCGGTCAATCCATTCCGTATCGAGGGCCAGAAGACCGCGTCGTTCGAGATCGTCGACGCGCTCGGCGACGCCCCGGACATCCACGTGCTGCCCGTCGGCAACGCCGGCAACATCACCGCGTACTGGAAGGGGTACAAGGAGTACGCCGCGGACAGGATGTCCACGCGCACTCCCCGGATGTGGGGCTTCCAGGCCTCCGGTTCGGCGCCGATCGTGCGCGG
This portion of the Streptomyces sp. NBC_01750 genome encodes:
- the nrtL gene encoding ArgS-related anticodon-binding protein NrtL produces the protein MTPAELSRTVLHAVCRAVEDGALRAPVPESVSVERPRPGGCGDYATNVALRLAGPAGQRPRAVAEMLRHRIAEVPGIAGIEITGPGFLNITLDAGAQQALVREVLERGSRYGWIAPTGAVAQPGYRAEVRAAVTADALRRILVSQGTLVRTSCEGAADPVWAELGVRVEAQGGRRHLPTDVTPVPAGESARELLRRLGPDAARWALLRPAGHDHPFVGDELMTRQESNPLFKIQYACSRTRALTRNAAQLDFGSAPETHVDAAALTTAIGDYPAALAGAARHRAPDRLARYLEDTADALLAFQHTVLPMGDEKPLAAHRSRLALAEAAGTVLAGGLSLLGISAPEHL
- a CDS encoding homoserine dehydrogenase; amino-acid sequence: MRTRPLKVALLGCGVVGSEVARIMTTHAEDLAARIGAPVELAGVAVRRPSKVREGIDPALITTDATALVKRGDIDVVIEVIGGIEPARSLITAAFEHGASVVSANKALLAEDGATLYAAAEEHGRDLYFEAAVAGAIPLIRPLRESLAGDKVNRVLGIVNGTTNFILDKMDSSGAGYSEALDEATALGYAEADPTADVEAFDAAAKAAILAGIAFHTRVRLDDVYREGLTEVTAADIASAKRMGCTVKLLAICERAADGRSVTARVHPAMIPLSHPLASVREAYNAVFVEAEAAGQLMFYGPGAGGAPTASAVLGDLVAVCRNKLADSTGPGESAYTQLPVSPMGEVVTRYHISLDVADKPGVLAQVATVFAEHGVSIDTVRQQGKDGEADLVVVTHRAPDAALSGTVEALRKLDTVRGVASIMRVEGE
- the thrC gene encoding threonine synthase, which gives rise to MTTNGTHQWRGIIEEYRERLPVTDTTPVVTLGEGGTPLVPAQVLSERTGCEVYLKVEGANPTGSFKDRGMTMAITKAKEEGAQAVICASTGNTSASAAAYAVRAGMVCAVLVPQGKIALGKMGQALVYGSRILQVDGNFDDCLNLARGLSENYPVALVNSVNPFRIEGQKTASFEIVDALGDAPDIHVLPVGNAGNITAYWKGYKEYAADRMSTRTPRMWGFQASGSAPIVRGEIVKDPSTIATAIRIGNPASWQYALAARDESGGFIDEVTDREILRAYRLLASQEGVFVEPASAASVAGLLKAAEQGKVDPGQKIVCTVTGNGLKDPDWAVAGAPQPVTVPVDAAAAAEQLGLA
- the lysA gene encoding diaminopimelate decarboxylase, which produces MSRSAHPAGPRHADVVPEGHYTAPPTDLNVLDEKVWARTVTRNEDGAVAVGGIEVTRLAEEFGTPAYFLDESDFRARCRAWADAFGKDADVFYAGKAFLSRAIVRWLTEEGLNLDVCSGGELTTALDAGMPADRIAFHGNNKSEEEIERAVRVGVGRIVLDSFQEIVRVAHIAQRQGKRQRVQIRVTVGVEAHTHEFIATAHEDQKFGIALADGQAAEAVRRALRLDGLELIGIHSHIGSQIFDMAGFEVSARRVVRLLAEVRDEHGIELPEIDLGGGLGIAYTSDDDPREPHDIAKALSEIVTRECEAAKLRTPRISVEPGRAIVGPSAFTLYEVGTVKPLQGLRTYVSVDGGMSDNIRTALYDAEYSVALVSRTSEAEPMLARVVGKHCESGDIVVKDAFLPADLAPGDLIAVPATGAYCRSMASNYNHALRPPVVAVKDGEARVIVRRETEEDLLRLDVG